Proteins from a single region of Cryptococcus neoformans var. grubii H99 chromosome 5, complete sequence:
- a CDS encoding nuclear protein: protein MAGEPSANRSKRQRVNSYDEDYAISPRKRRQTQQENEEPENEEDEAMRIMLNEEPDGIDEKYADRGDNFHPKYWRGDDGYVAGSVVRIKCINFMTYDHVEFRPGPHLNMILGPNGTGKSSIAAAIAIGLAFPPKVMGRANEVKSYVKQGHDEAQLEIELKGNAGEENPIIWRKFNRHDERSEWKLNGESVTRAKISEIIKGFGVQANNLCSFLPQDKVAEFAKMAPVTVLKETMRAAGDPRLTKWHEKLIDKGKRMKELEIDVDRQTVHRDRIQTQVDTLAPDVEHVQEREKREHEAEVLEHLLGVSEHAQLKEASARAARLHKKIKLKVERNEAGRKPLHDLEESHDGQYQKLRGRFVRVTEKIKSDMSGVRGCADEIEKIAKKGQAIQNNISELRKKIERKEGEKHALRKKIKLCEEILAEPRENHEEEIRAKKTEKHDLSLQGKDLLRDLEQLKKDYEDESAELQRIGREITSLSNRQRELESIETQKENAAREFSPSIAFLLDWLKEHGGELERPVHKPPMISVNVPNKQYAWQVESCTNAAQRSTFICESKADYDRLIALNNKPLPEYLRRNRGRGNNDPNNRNNGGMATENLIRMNLAYQEVTKETVNPLRPQAASVLHGLGFDGYVIDYVDAAPAVIAYLCQHCRMHLTAVTQKDPSDVKVDKLPGLGIRSWGTRNDWTRVNQSAYGRRGYTEMVQAKTEAKSFNISVNTAAVNEIVKEIGKLKLTIRDLEEPHANMKQKIDAIESKRKELGQQYDEITKEIEELQRSSKRYQKAQLDLETATEKLQALESEPSSDAMREKLRKEKYDNARLRLKPLSSCVDICDSMFNQCGDLIEIGFRQIQSEANVKAIKARVNNGNARTKQLRRDMEEAENEMKIAKARMNAKWAAIKERIQPAPRSVRNEVTRRAQAASIPSPAEIQEQLNIIRNQLDMTVNIPGNVVQRWQALTKQLEEATVKLDAAENELSEVREVVTATRNKFEPALQTLVDAVSAKFSAAFKRVKCSGEVQVLKVEGDFAQWGIKILVSYRDIDRLKTLTGTHQSGGERSLATVTYLMSLSEMSRTPFSLVDEINQGMDQRAERAVHNQLVEVTCDAQAGQYFLITPKLLTGLTYHPKMKVLIINNGIFLPDSADTTQRYGSLKGCLKKYQKARGILA from the exons ATGGCCGGTGAGCCCTCAGCAAACAGAAGCAAGCGCCAACGCGTCAACTCCTATGATGAGGACTACGCCATTTCCCCTCGAAAACGACGCCAGACTCAGCAAGAGAATGAGGAGCCTGAaaatgaggaggatgaagctaTGAGGATTATGTTGAACGAAGAGCCGGATGGAATAGATGAGAAGTATGCTGATAGAGGCGATAACTTCCATCCTAAGTATTGGagaggtgatgatgg ATATGTCGCTGGATCAGTCGTCAGAATCAAGTGCATCAATTTCATGACCTATGATCATGTAGAGTTTAGGCCAGGGCCTCATCTTAACATGATCCTTGGTCCCAATGGTACCGGTAAGAGTTCCATCGCTGCTGCCATCGCGATCGGTCTTGCCTTCCCTCCTAAA GTTATGGGCCGAGCCAACGAAGTCAAGTCATATGTAAAGCAAGGCCATGACGAAGCTCAATTGGAGATTGAATTGAAGGGCAACGCTGGCGAGGAAAACCCCATCATTTGGCGAAAGTTCAACCGTCACGACGAAAGGTCCGAGTGGAAGCTCAACGGCGAAAGTGTGACTCGTGCCAAAATTTCAGAGATCATCAAGGGTTTCGGTGTGCAGGCTAATAATCTTTG TTCGTTTCTTCCCCAAGACAAGGTCGCCGAGTTCGCCAAGATGGCCCCTGTTACTGTTCTCAAGGAAACTATGCGCGCCGCTGGTGATCCGAGACTTACAAAGTGGCACGAGAAGTTGATTGACAAGGGTAAACGGATGAAGGAGCTTGAGATT GATGTGGACCGACAGACGGTCCACAGGGACAGAATCCAGACCCAAGTCGACACCCTCGCGCCCGACGTCGAACATGTGCAGGAACGTGAAAAGCGAGAGCATGAA GCAGAAGTACTCGAGCACCTTCTTGGTGTGTCAGAACATGCTCAGCTAAAAGAAGCTTCTGCTCGGGCCGCCAGGTTGCACAAGAAGATCAAATTGAAAGTTGAAAGGAACGAGGCTGGTCGGAAACCTTTACATGATTTGGAGGA GTCCCACGATGGACAGTACCAAAAACTGAGGGGCAGGTTTGTCCGGGTGACGGAGAAAATCAAGAGTGATATGTCCGGTGTGAGGGGTTGCGCGGACGAGATTGAAAAGATT GCAAAGAAAGGCCAAGCGATCCAGAACAACATCTCTGAACTCCGCAAGAAAATCGAGCGCaaggagggggagaagcATGCTTTaagaaagaagatcaagctTTGCGAAGAAATCCTGGCGGAGCCTAGGGAAAATcacgaggaagagatcaGAGCAAAAAAGACCGAAAAA CATGACCTTTCCCTGCAGGGAAAGGATTTATTAAGAGATCTCGAGCAGTTAAAGAAGGACtatgaggatgagagcgCTGAATTGCAAAGAATCGGCAGGGAGATCACAAGTCTTTCCAACCG CCAACGAGAACTGGAGAGCATTGAAactcaaaaagaaaatgccGCTCGCGAATTTAGTCCTTCCATCGCTTTCCTCCTCGATTGGCTTAAGGAGCACGGCGGTGAGCTCGAAAGGCCGGTACATAAACCCCCTATGATTTCGGTGAATGTCCCAAACAAACAGTACGCTTGGCAGGTCGAATCCTGTACCAACGCGGCTCAACGATCG ACATTCATCTGCGAGTCGAAGGCAGACTATGATCGTCTGATTGCACTTAACAACAAACCTCTGCCCGAGTATTTACGACGCAATAGAGGGCGTGGGAATAATGACCCTAACAATAGGAATAATGGAGGAATGGCAACAGAGAACCTTATCAGAATGAATCTGGCCTACCAGGAGGTCACGAAAGAAACGGTCAACCCACTTAGACCGCAAGCTGCGTCTGTT TTGCATGGGTTGGGATTTGATGGTTATGTCATTGATTATGTTGACGCTGCCCCGGCAGTAATTGCCTATCTTTGTCAACATTGCAGGATGCATTTGACT GCCGTCACCCAAAAAGACCCTTCCGACGTAAAGGTCGACAAGCTTCCTGGGTTGGGCATCCGTAGCTGGGGTACTCGTAATGATTGGACTAGAGTTAATCAATCCGCGTACGGAAGGAGAGGGTACACTGAGATGGTTCAAGCCAAGACTGAAGCCAAGAGTTTTAACATTAGCG TCAACACCGCTGCTGTCAACGAGATCGTTAAAGAAATTGGAAAGCTCAAGTTAACGATCCGTGATCTCGAAGAGCCCCACGCGAATATGAAGCAGAAGATTGATGCGATCGAgtccaaaagaaaagaactggGTCAGCAATAC GACGAAATTACCAAGGAAATTGAGGAACTGCAGAGAAGTTCGAAGAGATACCAAAAGGCGCAGCTTGACCTCG AAACTGCCACGGAAAAGCTTCAGGCTCTTGAGTCAGAACCGTCTTCTGACGCGATGAGAGAGAAGCTTAGGAAGGAGAAATACGATAATGCCAGGCTACGGCTTAAACCCCTGAGCAGCTGTGTA GACATCTGCGACAGCATGTTCAACCAATGTGGCGACCTCATCGAAATTGGATTCCGACAGATCCAAAGCGAGGCCAACGTCAAGGCAATCAAGGCTAGGGTTAACAACGGTAATGCTCGTACAAAGCAATTGAGAAGGGATATGGAGGAGG CCGAGAATGAAATGAAGATAGCCAAAGCGAGAATGAACGCAAAGTGGGCTGCTATCAAGGAACGGATCCAGCCTGCGCCTCGAAGCGTTCGTAACGAGGTTACCAGGCGAGCTCAG GCCGCCAGTATCCCTTCGCCTGCCGAGATCCAAGAACAACTCAACATCATCCGCAACCAACTTGACATGACTGTCAACATCCCTGGCAACGTGGTGCAGAGATGGCAGGCCTTGACTAAACAG CTTGAAGAGGCGACGGTGAAGTTGGATGCGGCTGAGAACGAATTGTCAGAGGTGCGAGAGGTGGTCACAGCGACTAGG AACAAGTTCGAACCCGCCCTTCAGACATTGGTTGATGCCGTCAGCGCGAAATTCTCTGCAGCTTTCAAGC GTGTCAAGTGCAGCGGTGAAGTTCAGGTTCTCAAAGTTGAAGGCGACTTTGCCCAATGGGGCATCAAAATTCTCGTCTCATATCGAGATATTGACAGATTAAAAACGTTGACCGGTACTCACCAGTCTGGTGGT GAACGGTCACTTGCTACAGTCACTTATCTCATGAGCTTGTCAGAGATGTCTCGAACACCCTTCTCGCTGGTCGATGAAATCAACCAA GGTATGGATCAGCGCGCAGAGCGAGCGGTGCACAATCAACTTGTGGAGGTTACATGCGATGCCCAGGCTGGACA GTACTTCCTTATCACTCCCAAGCTTCTAACCGGTTTAACATACCATCCCAAGATGAAGGTTCTTATCATCAACAACGGTATCTTCT TGCCCGACTCTGCCGACACTACGCAACGATATGGCTCCCTCAAGGGCTGCCTCAAGAAGTATCAAAAAGCTCGCGGTATCCTTGCTTAG